In Pengzhenrongella sicca, a single genomic region encodes these proteins:
- a CDS encoding SCO6880 family protein — protein MSASIAPTPAAASTRFGRLERRGLLLGLGLAQLVVLAVALTIAVTAVYTAGMSGLLVAGTVWAPLAVAATTSVRGRSVVEWVPLLAEWQARRLVGGTTSITRPGRRLPATELALPGVAGGLMLIPAHDLGAVLIFDRRAGTVTAVVQVHGSGFLLDDAATQDQKVTGWGRVLASLCQQPAIVRVQLLHRTVPGGGLAMRAWWNDHAMAGAPWPSRILADLVAKREVTADRQETLLAVAVRVPRGNARGMTATSIGTIERHLAGLHDALTGADLHPGGWADERAIRWAIRTSYDPDAAARGHSASVHAPVSAPEPMGVAEGWTQVRTDTAVHAVYWIAEWPRSDVHPAFLQPLVLAPGARRTFALIAEPLAPGRALREIRRARAEHAADSAQRARAGQIEDEATHAELAELLRREQDLVAGHGDLRFTGLLTVTAPTPDELEQACAAAESAAAQAICEVRRLVGQQTLAHLAGAVPLARGIS, from the coding sequence ATGAGCGCGAGCATCGCGCCGACACCTGCAGCGGCGAGCACCAGGTTTGGGCGGCTAGAGCGGCGAGGGTTGCTCCTCGGGCTCGGTTTGGCGCAGCTCGTGGTGCTGGCGGTTGCCCTGACCATCGCAGTCACCGCCGTCTACACCGCGGGGATGAGCGGCCTGCTCGTCGCTGGGACGGTGTGGGCGCCGCTGGCCGTGGCGGCGACGACAAGCGTGCGCGGTCGCTCGGTCGTGGAATGGGTGCCGCTGCTCGCCGAATGGCAGGCCCGCCGACTGGTCGGAGGAACGACCTCGATCACGCGTCCAGGCCGCCGCCTGCCCGCGACCGAGCTCGCGCTGCCCGGCGTCGCAGGTGGGTTGATGCTTATCCCCGCACACGACCTGGGCGCCGTGCTGATCTTCGATCGCCGCGCCGGGACCGTCACCGCCGTGGTGCAGGTGCACGGAAGCGGGTTCCTGCTCGACGACGCCGCGACCCAGGATCAGAAGGTCACCGGGTGGGGCCGCGTGCTCGCATCGCTGTGCCAGCAACCGGCCATCGTTCGCGTGCAGCTGCTGCACCGGACCGTGCCGGGCGGTGGACTCGCGATGCGAGCGTGGTGGAACGACCACGCTATGGCGGGTGCGCCGTGGCCGAGCCGCATCCTGGCCGACCTCGTCGCCAAACGCGAGGTGACCGCCGACCGGCAGGAGACGCTGCTCGCGGTTGCCGTGCGGGTGCCGCGCGGCAACGCCCGAGGTATGACCGCGACGTCGATCGGGACCATCGAACGCCACCTCGCCGGTCTGCACGACGCCCTGACCGGCGCGGACCTACATCCCGGCGGGTGGGCTGACGAGCGCGCGATCCGGTGGGCGATCCGAACCAGCTACGACCCCGACGCCGCAGCACGCGGGCACTCCGCATCCGTACATGCCCCGGTCAGTGCACCGGAGCCGATGGGAGTCGCAGAGGGATGGACCCAGGTGCGGACGGACACCGCGGTGCACGCGGTGTACTGGATCGCCGAGTGGCCCCGCAGCGACGTGCACCCCGCGTTCCTCCAACCACTCGTCCTGGCACCAGGGGCGCGCCGGACGTTCGCGTTGATTGCTGAGCCGCTGGCCCCGGGGCGCGCCCTGCGGGAGATCCGGCGGGCCAGGGCCGAGCACGCCGCCGACTCCGCGCAAAGGGCCCGGGCGGGTCAGATCGAGGACGAAGCCACCCATGCCGAGCTCGCCGAGCTGCTGCGCCGCGAGCAGGACCTCGTCGCCGGTCACGGCGACCTGCGGTTCACCGGCCTGCTCACCGTCACCGCCCCAACTCCTGACGAGCTTGAGCAGGCGTGCGCGGCGGCCGAGTCCGCAGCCGCCCAAGCGATCTGCGAAGTCCGGCGCCTGGTCGGCCAGCAGACCCTCGCGCACCTCGCCGGCGCCGTTCCGCTCGCCCGGGGGATCTCATGA
- a CDS encoding TraC family protein: MRTGRFHTWRALRVPAHRASSATLAGAYPFLTAPACDTGVLIGVDALTGGPFCFDPWALYAAGVLTNPNVLLAGVIGQGKSALAKSIAIRSIAVGRRVYVPGDPKGEWAPVAEAVGGVVVRLGPGMSTRLNPLDAGDETPAITHGRRVRLLASLAETTLGRDLRAVEHGALDAALTAAETSASPTIPDVIAALITPDDDAARADGSTATERASDGRDLAHGLRRLVRGDLAGMFDGTSTQTLDTSAPMVVLDLSRLGSNEDALALAMTCAQTWLEAALATPDGVLRWVIYDEAWRLLRSLPLVRRLQSQWKLSRAHGIANLLILHRLSDLDAVGAHGSEARAIAAGLLADCSTRVTYRQESDQLTATAAALGLTEPERDLLTALPRGTGLWKMPGCSHIAHHLLHPDELAVFDTDAAMRDPSTSVHSNPDPDPDRKEVAS; the protein is encoded by the coding sequence ATGAGAACCGGCCGATTCCACACCTGGCGGGCGCTGCGGGTGCCCGCGCACCGGGCGTCGTCGGCGACCCTCGCCGGCGCCTACCCGTTCCTGACCGCGCCCGCGTGCGACACCGGGGTGCTGATCGGGGTCGATGCGCTAACCGGCGGCCCGTTCTGCTTCGACCCGTGGGCCCTCTACGCCGCGGGGGTCCTGACCAACCCGAACGTCCTACTGGCCGGGGTGATCGGGCAGGGCAAGTCCGCCTTGGCGAAGTCGATCGCGATCCGGTCCATCGCCGTCGGGCGCCGGGTCTACGTGCCCGGCGACCCGAAGGGGGAGTGGGCACCTGTTGCGGAAGCGGTGGGCGGCGTCGTCGTCCGTCTCGGCCCCGGGATGTCAACCCGACTGAACCCGCTCGACGCCGGCGACGAGACGCCCGCGATCACCCACGGCCGGCGCGTGCGGCTCCTCGCCTCCCTGGCAGAGACGACCCTGGGCCGCGACCTGCGCGCCGTCGAGCACGGCGCCCTCGACGCCGCCCTGACCGCCGCCGAAACCTCCGCGTCCCCGACGATCCCCGACGTCATCGCCGCCCTGATCACCCCCGACGACGACGCCGCCCGGGCCGACGGCTCCACCGCAACCGAGCGTGCCTCCGACGGGCGCGACCTCGCTCACGGGCTGCGACGCCTGGTGCGCGGCGACCTCGCCGGCATGTTCGACGGCACCTCCACCCAGACCCTCGACACAAGTGCACCGATGGTCGTGCTGGACCTATCCCGGCTCGGCTCGAACGAGGACGCCCTCGCGCTCGCGATGACGTGCGCGCAGACCTGGCTCGAGGCGGCACTGGCGACACCGGACGGGGTGTTGCGATGGGTGATCTACGACGAAGCGTGGCGGTTACTGCGGTCCTTGCCGCTGGTGCGGCGCCTGCAGTCGCAATGGAAGCTGTCCCGCGCGCACGGCATCGCGAACTTGCTCATCCTGCACCGGCTGTCCGACCTGGACGCCGTCGGCGCCCACGGCTCCGAAGCCCGCGCCATCGCCGCCGGACTCCTCGCCGACTGCTCGACACGTGTGACCTACCGCCAAGAATCCGACCAGCTCACCGCCACCGCGGCCGCACTCGGACTGACCGAACCCGAGCGGGACCTGCTCACCGCGCTGCCGCGGGGGACCGGCCTGTGGAAGATGCCCGGCTGTTCCCACATCGCTCACCACCTGCTCCACCCCGACGAACTCGCGGTCTTCGACACCGATGCGGCCATGCGCGACCCCAGCACGTCAGTTCACTCCAACCCCGACCCTGACCCCGACCGAAAGGAAGTGGCGTCGTGA
- a CDS encoding DnaB-like helicase N-terminal domain-containing protein, translating to MIRTDDVVHLAEQATLGGLLLAPDHFVEVNRWLRGQDFADPWHRKVWTTLREAHTAGAPIAAEPVAAAMTERFGARLADIVRLHDLVRVVPKDPDPRPHAAVVVEFGARRDIATQGILLEAGAAIAARDHASRHLDAMIQIAGAAFTIAGERWEDATGQHAPTLTERMPAGLRAAAADEELRRAADKHLTAAPELTSADAKANEARLIAALASHPTAITPTSAWLAPEKVTNKPWRTVYYALTEMADGGEHIDPVSLATHVMRVARRTGTAPALIELLATVSAEESSLPRHLSRAVAGDQLRLTARVGAITLRSSAADPRVDVRWLLAQGFAVLNTMHDLAVVLPETPGQPGPTRPSGRTALGAGPPEPTPDRGDGPARR from the coding sequence GTGATCCGCACCGACGACGTCGTGCACCTCGCCGAACAGGCGACCCTCGGCGGGCTGCTGCTCGCACCCGACCACTTCGTCGAGGTCAACAGGTGGCTGCGCGGCCAGGACTTCGCTGACCCCTGGCACCGCAAGGTGTGGACCACCCTGCGCGAGGCGCACACCGCCGGCGCCCCCATCGCCGCCGAACCGGTGGCAGCCGCCATGACGGAACGGTTCGGGGCCCGGCTCGCCGACATCGTCCGACTCCACGACCTCGTGCGAGTCGTCCCCAAGGACCCCGACCCCCGCCCCCACGCCGCCGTCGTCGTCGAGTTCGGTGCCCGCCGCGACATCGCCACCCAAGGCATCCTTCTCGAGGCCGGCGCCGCGATCGCCGCCCGCGACCACGCCTCCCGACACCTGGACGCGATGATCCAGATCGCTGGCGCGGCGTTCACCATTGCGGGCGAGCGATGGGAAGACGCCACCGGGCAACACGCCCCGACCCTGACCGAGCGCATGCCCGCCGGGCTGCGAGCGGCGGCCGCCGACGAGGAGCTGCGCCGCGCCGCCGACAAACACCTCACGGCCGCGCCCGAGCTGACCTCCGCTGACGCCAAGGCGAACGAGGCCCGCCTAATCGCAGCACTCGCCAGCCACCCCACAGCAATCACCCCCACCTCCGCATGGCTCGCGCCCGAGAAGGTCACGAACAAGCCGTGGCGCACCGTGTACTACGCGCTGACCGAGATGGCCGACGGCGGCGAGCACATCGACCCCGTCTCCCTCGCCACCCACGTCATGCGCGTCGCCCGGCGAACCGGCACCGCCCCCGCCCTGATCGAGCTGCTCGCCACCGTCAGCGCCGAAGAGTCCTCCCTGCCTCGGCACTTGAGCCGGGCCGTCGCCGGTGACCAGCTGCGCCTGACCGCGCGGGTCGGGGCGATCACTCTGCGCTCGAGCGCAGCTGATCCTCGCGTCGACGTGCGCTGGCTGCTCGCCCAGGGCTTCGCCGTCCTCAACACGATGCACGACCTCGCCGTCGTCCTGCCGGAGACCCCTGGTCAACCTGGTCCGACCCGACCGAGCGGGCGGACCGCTCTCGGCGCGGGGCCACCGGAACCCACACCTGACCGCGGCGACGGACCGGCCCGGCGATGA
- a CDS encoding type IV secretory system conjugative DNA transfer family protein gives MALIAGAVIIAFGGVLWCGAALSCIVTGRLVPDGSVISALGALRTLSDPASAWPYPSQLPGPIAYWAATGLVIAALVAVVIAGFRIWSRMAGSESNRADRVRNLPGLASTREVAAAAGKKALLRRAAIVRPSATAAAKPTDVGYRIGRMRGTDLWACVEDSALLVGPPRMGKGLHLVIPWVLDAPGPVVVTSTRPDTLAVTMRARTERGGPVAIFDPQRLAGLPGGLRWSPVRGCEVPKTALVRARGLAAGAGFGRTVSDSDFWSGQTETALRCLLHAAALDGRGAVDLYRWSLDPVLAEDAVAILACEPAAATGWGEALDAAVHADPRTRDSVWLGVRQSLAALADPDVLTAVDPGPREGFDPAAFLRESGTLYLLAAAVTSGSCAPLVAAFVEDITETARVVAARSPGARLDPPLLLALDEIANLTPLPSLPQLMAEGGGTGITTLAVLQSLAQARNRWGEHAADAIWDAATVKIVLGGLAKYRDLDDVARLLGEIDELTETRSRGRGGDRSSSTSMRMVPVMPPSVLRTLPFGTAVLLLRQTRPVVVDLCAWPSRPDAKELVIGRIAVEAATAAAAGGEGR, from the coding sequence TTGGCGCTGATCGCTGGCGCGGTGATCATCGCGTTCGGCGGCGTGCTGTGGTGCGGCGCAGCGCTCAGCTGCATCGTGACCGGGCGCCTGGTGCCCGACGGCAGCGTGATCTCAGCCCTCGGCGCCCTACGAACTTTGAGCGACCCGGCCAGCGCGTGGCCGTACCCGTCGCAGCTGCCCGGCCCGATCGCGTACTGGGCGGCGACGGGCCTCGTGATCGCCGCTCTCGTCGCAGTCGTGATCGCCGGATTCCGGATCTGGTCGAGGATGGCGGGCAGTGAGTCGAATCGCGCCGACCGGGTCCGCAACCTGCCCGGCCTCGCCAGCACGCGCGAGGTGGCCGCCGCCGCCGGGAAGAAGGCCCTGCTCCGCCGCGCCGCGATCGTGCGTCCCTCAGCCACTGCCGCCGCCAAGCCCACCGACGTCGGATATCGGATCGGGCGGATGCGCGGCACCGACCTGTGGGCCTGCGTCGAAGACTCCGCCCTGCTCGTCGGCCCACCTCGCATGGGCAAAGGTCTGCACCTCGTCATCCCTTGGGTCCTGGACGCACCCGGTCCGGTCGTGGTCACGTCCACTCGCCCCGACACCCTCGCGGTGACCATGCGAGCGCGGACTGAGCGCGGAGGTCCGGTCGCGATCTTCGACCCCCAACGCCTCGCTGGCCTTCCCGGCGGGCTGCGCTGGTCGCCCGTACGCGGCTGCGAGGTGCCGAAGACGGCACTCGTGCGCGCCCGCGGCCTCGCCGCCGGCGCAGGATTCGGGCGCACGGTGTCCGACTCGGACTTCTGGTCCGGGCAGACCGAGACGGCTCTGCGCTGCCTCCTGCACGCCGCGGCCCTGGATGGGCGAGGCGCCGTCGACCTGTACCGGTGGTCCCTCGACCCCGTCCTTGCCGAAGACGCCGTGGCGATCCTGGCCTGCGAACCGGCCGCCGCGACCGGATGGGGAGAAGCCCTCGACGCCGCGGTGCATGCCGACCCCCGCACCCGCGACTCCGTCTGGCTCGGCGTGCGCCAATCACTTGCCGCACTGGCCGATCCCGACGTCCTTACCGCCGTCGACCCTGGCCCCCGCGAGGGCTTCGACCCGGCTGCGTTTCTGCGCGAGTCTGGCACTCTCTACCTTCTTGCGGCCGCCGTCACCTCCGGGTCCTGCGCGCCGCTCGTCGCGGCCTTCGTGGAAGACATCACGGAGACCGCCCGCGTCGTCGCCGCCCGATCGCCCGGCGCACGACTGGACCCACCGCTGCTGCTCGCCCTGGACGAGATCGCGAACCTCACCCCACTACCGTCGCTACCCCAGCTGATGGCCGAAGGCGGTGGAACCGGGATCACCACGCTCGCAGTTCTCCAATCCCTCGCGCAGGCGCGAAACAGATGGGGCGAGCACGCCGCAGACGCCATCTGGGACGCAGCCACCGTCAAGATCGTCCTCGGCGGCTTGGCGAAGTACCGCGACCTCGACGACGTCGCCCGCCTGCTCGGGGAAATCGACGAGCTCACCGAGACCCGATCCCGCGGCCGCGGTGGCGACCGGTCGAGCTCCACCTCGATGCGGATGGTCCCCGTGATGCCGCCGTCGGTCCTGCGGACCCTGCCGTTCGGGACTGCCGTGTTGCTACTGCGCCAGACCCGGCCCGTCGTCGTCGACCTCTGCGCCTGGCCGAGTCGGCCTGACGCCAAAGAGCTCGTCATTGGGCGTATCGCCGTCGAAGCCGCGACCGCTGCGGCCGCAGGAGGTGAGGGGCGATGA
- a CDS encoding transglycosylase SLT domain-containing protein, which translates to MKALLLGGGLGFLVVPALAILGALGIGGSALACIETAGGAQISVDAPVSAEVRGWVAMTRQACPDLPEVWIAAVMAQESGFRPTAHADDSNGGTWGLFQLNNSIWTTQYGHPWSADLNANGTPDLNEPEIHARIGGKYLCDRLAGVREIRAAHPDWASSTLPILDALIIAHNAGESRLRTYPAIPAVTATFINNVDDHVAAWGAPIEAGAVAEPASGPIVAAGNAALTSTAAGLEPPAAGCMPQLGVGGGIPVPAGTPHDVAVAVANAMSYVGVRSGWSQLCDRLACRAYGYIGSGYPSAKAHWTQMLLTGHAHPGDTCPPLGSFVFWNTGRPFGHVSVVVHADPGCDPRKIQVTANEVFDTATGNHGGVYLISLAQLNAGYVSGRGYLGWSDAVCAGSQLPSGTTHPAPVGR; encoded by the coding sequence ATGAAGGCGCTCCTCCTGGGCGGGGGTCTCGGGTTCCTTGTCGTCCCCGCGCTCGCGATCCTTGGTGCTCTCGGGATCGGGGGCTCCGCGCTCGCCTGCATCGAGACCGCCGGTGGTGCTCAGATCTCCGTTGACGCTCCTGTCTCGGCTGAGGTCCGAGGCTGGGTCGCAATGACCCGGCAGGCGTGCCCGGATCTTCCGGAGGTGTGGATCGCAGCGGTGATGGCGCAGGAGTCGGGCTTCCGGCCGACTGCGCACGCGGACGACTCCAACGGCGGCACGTGGGGGCTGTTCCAGCTGAACAACAGCATCTGGACGACGCAGTACGGGCACCCCTGGTCGGCGGACCTCAACGCCAACGGGACGCCCGACCTGAACGAACCCGAGATCCACGCCCGCATCGGCGGAAAATACCTGTGCGACCGGCTCGCCGGAGTGCGTGAGATCCGCGCTGCCCACCCGGACTGGGCATCGTCGACATTGCCGATCCTGGATGCTCTGATCATCGCCCACAACGCCGGCGAGTCCCGGCTCCGCACCTACCCGGCGATACCCGCCGTGACCGCGACGTTCATCAACAACGTCGACGACCACGTCGCCGCATGGGGTGCACCCATCGAGGCCGGCGCTGTCGCTGAACCCGCCAGCGGCCCCATCGTCGCTGCGGGGAACGCGGCACTGACCTCCACGGCGGCCGGGCTCGAGCCGCCAGCCGCCGGGTGCATGCCGCAACTCGGTGTGGGCGGCGGCATCCCCGTCCCCGCGGGCACTCCGCACGACGTGGCCGTCGCCGTGGCGAACGCCATGAGTTATGTCGGTGTGCGGTCCGGTTGGAGCCAACTCTGCGATCGGCTCGCGTGCCGGGCTTACGGGTACATCGGCTCTGGATACCCGTCAGCGAAGGCCCACTGGACCCAGATGCTCCTGACCGGCCACGCCCACCCTGGCGACACCTGCCCACCGCTCGGATCGTTCGTATTCTGGAACACCGGCCGACCGTTCGGACACGTCTCCGTCGTGGTGCACGCAGACCCAGGCTGCGACCCGCGCAAGATCCAGGTCACCGCGAACGAGGTGTTCGACACCGCCACCGGCAACCACGGCGGCGTCTACTTGATCTCTCTCGCCCAGCTCAACGCCGGATACGTCAGTGGTCGCGGGTACTTGGGCTGGTCCGACGCCGTTTGCGCCGGCAGTCAGCTACCTTCCGGGACTACCCACCCCGCGCCGGTCGGGCGGTGA
- a CDS encoding ArdC family protein → MVARRGDWPTPEEKLNALHAKLVAAVEELASSDAWHRMLVVAARFPTYSPSNILLIATQRPDATRVAGFRTWSNLGRHVNKGEHGIAILAPCLYRGDPDDARADTDAAAKPAAPPDAAAAAKPGPVERRHLRGFRVVHVFDLSQTDGEPLPDVAPELLRGEPPAELWDHLELLIKEDGYAVERGECAGANGYTDYTTRTVRVLDDVDPLQATKTLIHEAAHIRAGHQERFPTYRSSLRCRGIAEVEAESIAYLVSGLAGLDSTAYSVPYIADWSGGDSTVLNDTAARVLSVARTMGELLVPRALQVRGAVSERLAPRVGRNLAVASKRVESTDSIFLN, encoded by the coding sequence GTGGTAGCGCGCCGCGGCGACTGGCCGACACCCGAGGAGAAGCTCAACGCGTTGCACGCGAAGCTCGTCGCCGCAGTTGAGGAGCTGGCGTCGTCGGACGCGTGGCACCGAATGCTCGTCGTCGCGGCGCGGTTCCCGACCTACTCGCCGTCAAACATCCTTCTGATCGCAACGCAGCGGCCTGACGCGACCCGAGTGGCGGGCTTTCGCACTTGGTCCAACCTGGGCCGGCACGTCAACAAGGGCGAGCACGGCATCGCGATCCTCGCACCATGCCTGTACCGAGGCGATCCCGACGACGCCCGAGCCGACACGGACGCTGCAGCGAAGCCAGCGGCCCCGCCGGACGCCGCCGCGGCAGCGAAGCCCGGCCCCGTCGAGCGCCGGCACTTGCGCGGCTTCCGCGTCGTCCACGTCTTCGACCTCAGCCAAACGGACGGTGAACCATTGCCCGACGTCGCACCCGAACTCCTGCGCGGGGAGCCACCGGCCGAACTGTGGGACCACCTCGAGCTTCTCATCAAGGAAGACGGATACGCGGTCGAACGCGGAGAGTGCGCCGGCGCCAACGGATACACCGACTACACGACCCGAACCGTCCGAGTGCTCGACGACGTCGACCCGCTCCAGGCCACCAAGACCCTCATCCATGAAGCAGCACACATCCGCGCTGGCCATCAGGAGCGATTCCCGACCTACCGCTCCAGCCTCCGCTGCCGTGGCATTGCCGAGGTCGAAGCGGAATCCATCGCCTACCTCGTGAGCGGACTCGCTGGGCTCGACTCCACCGCGTACTCCGTGCCGTACATCGCCGACTGGTCTGGCGGCGACTCCACCGTCCTGAACGACACCGCCGCACGCGTACTCAGCGTCGCTCGAACAATGGGAGAGCTACTCGTTCCGCGAGCTCTGCAGGTACGAGGTGCAGTTTCCGAACGGCTTGCACCGCGTGTGGGAAGAAACCTCGCTGTTGCGAGCAAGAGGGTCGAGAGTACGGACTCGATCTTCCTCAATTGA
- a CDS encoding toll/interleukin-1 receptor domain-containing protein, with protein MFVFVYWSIAETSAGRIVWVLLVLHLGGTALAALRVVKFASQAPTDLVLDLPAAGALAAAVLWSVLIVMLFALVLVVAWNLSSRRIDKVQRLHVDAYLYVEELSALYTAWQAAYAPTAEGDAPLAWVNPLPALRPTNSQPDSPNRLLIRNAPNKVNRGAGESSESTSVKCTIDRWRSGNPAVPAFAISRPPSPDRDGAVSARIPPLLGRSRSSGPEARTLGIDELSARAGAVKANLNIQYRRRMSAVFVSHASADGEYVEQFVTHVLQLGCSLDVQKEDLFYTSGADTGVPAGADLMSYVRKEVGTAKLVVALITPIYLTRPVCMAELGAAWGLVGDDKFFPLLAPGMNRSDLDGILPSLLIRYADERDALDQLHERVGNATGRHSGAPTWGRHVRKWENAVDGLAAALAVPQVASIAKLRKLEKQVSDSEQVIDSMEKQIADLELQLAAVSALKDPIQVAKATLPPDQQAHFDALVMRAARALRKIEPIVREAVRCDFFGTEMEWPDAYAEDARRETQHAYADGELLEGRMDNTLIPDYDFADTRAARDALVDLKTFLDVEAGPELLEVYQDNYGMPLDLGKRRVWDQLLEP; from the coding sequence GTGTTCGTCTTCGTCTACTGGTCTATCGCGGAGACGTCGGCGGGGCGCATCGTTTGGGTGCTCTTGGTGCTCCACCTCGGCGGGACCGCCTTGGCTGCTCTCCGCGTGGTCAAGTTCGCGTCGCAGGCTCCTACCGATCTGGTGCTGGACCTGCCGGCGGCCGGGGCGTTGGCAGCAGCCGTCCTCTGGAGCGTGCTTATCGTGATGCTCTTCGCCCTTGTCCTCGTGGTCGCGTGGAACTTGTCGTCGAGGCGTATTGACAAGGTGCAGCGCCTTCATGTCGATGCCTACCTGTACGTCGAAGAACTCTCCGCGCTCTATACCGCTTGGCAGGCGGCCTATGCCCCAACCGCCGAGGGCGATGCACCCCTCGCGTGGGTGAATCCACTTCCCGCTCTCCGGCCAACGAATAGCCAACCGGACAGCCCGAACCGGCTGCTGATCCGGAACGCACCGAACAAGGTGAACCGAGGCGCCGGCGAATCGTCTGAGTCGACATCGGTCAAGTGCACCATCGACCGTTGGCGGTCTGGCAACCCAGCCGTCCCCGCGTTTGCGATTAGCAGGCCACCGAGCCCCGACCGCGACGGCGCAGTCTCCGCCCGGATCCCGCCGCTCCTTGGACGATCTCGATCCTCGGGACCTGAAGCCCGAACGTTGGGCATCGATGAACTCAGCGCTCGCGCCGGTGCGGTCAAAGCCAACCTAAATATCCAGTACCGTCGCCGTATGTCAGCTGTATTCGTAAGCCACGCGTCCGCCGACGGCGAGTACGTCGAACAGTTCGTCACGCATGTGCTCCAGCTGGGATGCAGCCTCGACGTTCAGAAGGAAGACCTGTTCTACACTTCTGGCGCCGACACGGGTGTGCCTGCAGGAGCCGACCTAATGTCCTATGTCCGTAAGGAGGTCGGGACGGCGAAACTCGTCGTCGCTCTAATAACCCCGATCTACCTCACCAGGCCGGTCTGCATGGCCGAGCTTGGAGCAGCCTGGGGGTTGGTTGGGGATGACAAGTTCTTCCCACTTCTGGCACCCGGCATGAATCGCAGCGACCTAGATGGGATCCTTCCATCTCTACTCATCCGGTACGCCGACGAACGCGACGCACTGGACCAGCTACACGAGCGTGTCGGCAATGCTACTGGGCGGCATTCTGGCGCCCCGACCTGGGGTCGCCATGTGCGCAAATGGGAGAACGCCGTCGACGGGCTCGCGGCCGCGCTCGCCGTCCCGCAGGTGGCGTCCATTGCGAAGCTGAGGAAACTCGAGAAGCAAGTCTCCGATTCTGAGCAAGTCATCGACAGCATGGAGAAGCAAATTGCCGACCTCGAATTGCAGCTCGCAGCGGTAAGCGCCTTGAAGGATCCGATTCAAGTCGCGAAGGCGACACTTCCACCAGATCAGCAAGCGCATTTCGATGCGCTGGTTATGCGAGCAGCCAGGGCACTACGAAAGATCGAACCGATAGTACGCGAAGCCGTCCGCTGCGATTTCTTCGGAACAGAGATGGAGTGGCCCGATGCGTACGCGGAAGACGCGCGGCGCGAGACTCAGCACGCCTATGCTGACGGCGAGCTCCTTGAAGGCAGGATGGACAACACGCTGATCCCCGACTATGACTTCGCTGATACGCGCGCCGCTCGGGATGCCCTAGTGGACCTTAAGACGTTCCTTGACGTCGAAGCTGGACCCGAGTTGCTTGAGGTGTACCAGGACAATTACGGGATGCCGCTCGACCTCGGCAAGCGCCGAGTTTGGGACCAGTTGCTCGAACCGTGA